Proteins encoded by one window of Aulosira sp. FACHB-615:
- a CDS encoding pentapeptide repeat-containing protein encodes MANQEHLVLLRAGAVTWSEWRQKNPQIQPDLSAANLQKDNLRGANLSQVNLTKADLSQALLVRANLNGADFSGANLEQTKLIEANLSGANLSVANLKGATLTQANLSHANLIGADLSEANLKEAAIAHAILIGTDLKDANLKSADLGAAKLIRANLAYANLIEANLIAADLSKANLYKADLIGAYLYKTDLHNANLSHAYLVSAYMLQANLSEADLTGANLSWANLQGANLAGANLTGANLIGTKLRGANLIGANLEDAILPEVCR; translated from the coding sequence ATGGCAAATCAAGAGCATCTGGTTTTACTGAGAGCCGGTGCAGTTACCTGGAGCGAATGGAGACAGAAAAATCCGCAAATTCAACCAGACCTCAGTGCTGCGAACTTACAAAAAGATAACCTCAGAGGCGCAAATCTTTCTCAAGTCAACTTGACCAAAGCAGATTTGAGTCAGGCTTTACTGGTACGTGCAAATCTGAACGGTGCAGATTTTAGTGGCGCAAATCTGGAACAAACCAAGCTCATTGAAGCCAACTTAAGTGGTGCTAACTTAAGTGTGGCTAACTTAAAGGGTGCAACGCTAACCCAGGCAAATTTGAGTCATGCCAACTTGATTGGTGCGGATTTAAGTGAAGCAAATTTGAAAGAAGCTGCGATCGCCCATGCTATCCTAATCGGCACAGACCTCAAAGATGCTAACCTCAAAAGTGCTGATTTGGGTGCAGCCAAACTCATCCGCGCTAACCTCGCCTACGCTAACTTGATTGAAGCCAACTTAATTGCAGCCGATCTCAGTAAAGCCAACCTCTACAAAGCAGATTTAATTGGGGCTTATCTGTACAAAACAGATTTACATAATGCGAATCTCAGTCATGCTTACTTAGTTAGTGCCTATATGTTGCAAGCTAACCTCAGTGAAGCTGATTTAACAGGTGCAAACTTAAGCTGGGCAAATCTGCAAGGCGCAAACTTGGCTGGTGCTAATTTAACTGGTGCTAATC